CGCGTCGGCGGCCACGCCGGCGTGATCGAACGTGACGGCTTCCGGTTCGACTCGGGGCCGTCGTGGTACCTGATGCCGGACGTGTTCGAGCGCTTCTTCGGGCACTTCGACCGAGAGCCCGAAGACTACTACGAGTTGGAGCGGCTCGACCCCCAGTACCGAGTGTTCTGGAAGGACGGGGACCGCGCCACCATCGCGCCGAACCGCGAGAACGTCCACGAGGTGTTCGAGTCCTACGAGCCCGGCGCCGGCGACGCGCTCGCCGAGTACCTCGACCGCGCCGAGCGCAACTACGACCTCGCGATGGACCGGGTGGTGTACGAGGGCCGCGACCGGCTGCGCGACTACGTCGACACCGACCTCCTCCCGCTGGCCCCGCGATACCGCCTGTTCGGGAACATGGACGACTACGTGGGGCGGTACGTCGACCATCCGAAGCTCAAACAGCTGTTGGAGTACACGCTGGTGTTCCTCGGCGGCTCGCCGTACAACACGCCGGCGCTGTACAGCATCATGAGCCACGTCGACCTGAACATGAACGTCTTCTACCCCGAGGGCGGCATCGCCGGGGTGGTCGACGCGCTCGCGACCCTCGCTCGCGAGCGGGGAGTTAGGATAGAGACGGGCGTCGAGGTGCGGTCCATCGACGGCCGAGCCGGGGCGTTCGACCTGACGACCGACGCCGGGACGCGACGGACGGACCTCGTCGTCAGCAACGCCAACCCGGCGTACGTCGAGCAGGAACTGCTCGACCCGAGCGACCGCGACCACGACCCTGGCTACTGGGACGACCGCACCTACGCGCCCTCCGCGTACATGCTGTACCTCGGCGTCGAGGGCGACGTGGGGCCGCTCGCGCACCACTCGCTCGTCTTACCGACCGACTGGTCCGACCACTTCGAGGCCATCTTCGAGGAGCCGCGCTGGCCGGACGACCCCGCCTACTACCTCTCCGTCGCCTCCGAGACGGACGAGACGGTCGCGCCCGACGGCCACCACGCCGTCGTCGCGCTGGTCCCCATCGCGCCCGGCTTAGAGGACGGGCCGGCGGTGCGCGAGCGCTACCGCGAGAAGGTGTTGGCCGACCTCGCCGAACACGCCGGCGTCGACCTCCGCGACCGGATCGTCTCCGAGACGACCGCCTGCGTCAGCGACTTCGCCGACCGCTACGGCGACCCGCAGGGGACGGCGCTGGGGCTCGCACACACGCTCTTCCAGACGGGGCCGCTCCGCCCCGGCCACCGCGCCGGCCTCGACGGCCTCTACTACGTCGGCTCGTTCACGGGGCCGGGAATCGGGATGCCGATGTGTCTCATCAGCGGCGAGCACGCGGCGACCGCCCTCGGAGAGGACTACCCCGAAGCCCTCGGCGGCGACGGGCTGACGCTCGACGCGGCACACCCGACCGGGTCGGAGCCGGCCGGCTCGGCGACGCCGCCCCGGTCGCGGTGACGGCTGGCGAGCGACCCCGCGCCGGGCGAATCACGCCGTCGGTTCCGAATCGTACCCGACAGCCGCCGCGTCGGCGAGCGCGCGCTCGGCGGCCGCGTCGATGTCGAACGGCTCGTCCGCGACCACCTCGCCGTCGCGGATCACCGGCTCCATGAGCGACTCGGCGCCGTCGGGGCCCGCGCGGCCCGCCAGTCCGACCGCGTGCGCGCCGTCCGCGGTGCGGTAGACGGCCTTCGTGCCGGAGAGTTTGCCGCGCTTCGCGGCCGGCTCCCCGTCGACCTCAACCACGTCGAGCGCGAAGTCGACCGGCTCGGCGTTGGAGACGTACCCGCCGACGCCGAACCCGTCGACGACGTCGCGCAGCTCACGGAGGTCGGCGGGACCGAGACCGCCGGAGACGTACACGTCGACGTCCTCGTGCCCCCGAACGTCCAGCTCCCAGCGCACCTCCCGGATGATGTGCCTGAAGTCGCCGCGCCGCGAGCCCGTGGTGTCGAGCCGGACGCCGTCGAGCCGGTCGCCGAGC
This genomic window from Halorubrum sp. PV6 contains:
- a CDS encoding NAD(P)/FAD-dependent oxidoreductase yields the protein MADQLRDDPTITVVGGGFGGLAAAAYLADAGGEVELLERHDRVGGHAGVIERDGFRFDSGPSWYLMPDVFERFFGHFDREPEDYYELERLDPQYRVFWKDGDRATIAPNRENVHEVFESYEPGAGDALAEYLDRAERNYDLAMDRVVYEGRDRLRDYVDTDLLPLAPRYRLFGNMDDYVGRYVDHPKLKQLLEYTLVFLGGSPYNTPALYSIMSHVDLNMNVFYPEGGIAGVVDALATLARERGVRIETGVEVRSIDGRAGAFDLTTDAGTRRTDLVVSNANPAYVEQELLDPSDRDHDPGYWDDRTYAPSAYMLYLGVEGDVGPLAHHSLVLPTDWSDHFEAIFEEPRWPDDPAYYLSVASETDETVAPDGHHAVVALVPIAPGLEDGPAVRERYREKVLADLAEHAGVDLRDRIVSETTACVSDFADRYGDPQGTALGLAHTLFQTGPLRPGHRAGLDGLYYVGSFTGPGIGMPMCLISGEHAATALGEDYPEALGGDGLTLDAAHPTGSEPAGSATPPRSR